In a genomic window of Pseudomonas mohnii:
- the acnB gene encoding bifunctional aconitate hydratase 2/2-methylisocitrate dehydratase: MLEAYRKHIEERAALGIVPQPLNAEQTAGLVELLKNPPAGEEAFLVDLITNRVPPGVDEAAYVKAGFLSAIAKGEAKSPLIDKKRAVELLGTMQGGYNIVTLVNLLDDAELAPVAAEELKHTLLMFDAFHDVAEKAKNGNVHAKGVLQSWADGEWFVKRPVLADKISLRVFKVTGETNTDDLSPAPDAWSRPDIPLHALAMLKMARDGIVPDAQGVTGPMKQIEEMRNAGFPIAYVGDVVGTGSSRKSATNSVLWFFGDDVPYVPNKRAGGFCFGSKIAPIFYNTMEDAGALPIEFDVSNMNMGDVIDLYPHAGKVCKHGTDEVLTTFEMKTPVLLDEVRAGGRIPLIIGRGLTEKARAELGLPPSTLFKKPEAPAESTKGFTLAQKMVGKACGVTGIRPGTYCEPKMTTVGSQDTTGPMTRDELKDLACLGFSTDLVMQSFCHTAAYPKPIDVTTHHTLPDFIMTRGGVSLRPGDGIIHSWLNRMLLPDTVGTGGDSHTRFPIGISFPAGSGLVAFAAATGVMPLDMPESILVRFKGELQPGVTLRDLVHAIPYYAIQAGLLTVEKKGKKNAFSGRILEIEGLEKLTVEQAFELSDASAERSAAGCTIKLSKESIAEYLKSNITLLRWMIGEGYGDARTLERRAQAMEAWLANPELLEADKDAEYAEVIEIDLADVKEPVLCAPNDPDDARLLSSVAGEKIDEVFIGSCMTNIGHFRAAGKLLEQVKGQLPTRLWLSPPTKMDAHQLTEEGYYGIYGKAGARMEMPGCSLCMGNQARVEPNSTVVSTSTRNFPNRLGDGANVYLASAELASVASILGRLPTVEEYMEYAGKIDSMAADVYRYLSFDQIAEFREAAANANIPVVQA, from the coding sequence GTGCTTGAAGCCTACCGCAAACATATCGAAGAGCGTGCAGCACTGGGTATCGTTCCCCAGCCGCTAAACGCCGAACAAACTGCAGGCCTGGTCGAGCTGCTGAAAAATCCCCCGGCTGGCGAAGAAGCTTTCCTCGTTGACCTGATCACCAATCGCGTTCCACCTGGAGTGGACGAAGCAGCCTATGTCAAGGCCGGCTTCCTGTCCGCCATCGCCAAAGGCGAAGCCAAATCCCCTCTGATCGACAAAAAACGCGCTGTTGAACTGCTCGGCACCATGCAGGGCGGCTACAACATCGTGACCCTGGTGAACCTGCTGGACGACGCCGAACTGGCACCAGTAGCGGCCGAAGAACTCAAGCACACCCTGTTGATGTTCGACGCCTTCCACGACGTCGCTGAAAAAGCCAAGAACGGTAATGTTCACGCCAAGGGCGTACTGCAATCCTGGGCTGACGGCGAGTGGTTCGTGAAGCGCCCGGTGCTGGCCGACAAGATCAGCCTGCGCGTGTTCAAAGTCACCGGCGAGACCAACACCGACGACCTGTCACCTGCTCCGGATGCCTGGTCCCGTCCAGACATCCCGCTGCACGCCCTGGCCATGCTGAAAATGGCTCGCGACGGCATCGTGCCTGACGCACAAGGCGTCACCGGTCCGATGAAGCAGATCGAAGAAATGCGCAACGCCGGCTTCCCGATCGCCTACGTCGGCGACGTGGTCGGTACCGGTTCTTCGCGTAAATCCGCTACCAACTCGGTACTGTGGTTCTTCGGCGACGACGTTCCTTACGTGCCGAACAAGCGCGCAGGCGGTTTCTGCTTCGGCAGCAAGATCGCTCCGATCTTCTACAACACCATGGAAGATGCCGGCGCACTGCCGATCGAGTTCGACGTTTCCAACATGAACATGGGCGACGTGATCGACCTGTACCCGCATGCTGGCAAAGTCTGCAAGCACGGTACCGACGAAGTCCTGACCACCTTCGAAATGAAGACTCCGGTCCTGTTGGACGAAGTTCGCGCCGGCGGCCGTATTCCGCTGATCATCGGCCGTGGCCTGACCGAGAAGGCTCGCGCCGAACTGGGTCTGCCACCTTCGACTCTGTTCAAGAAGCCTGAAGCACCGGCTGAAAGCACCAAGGGTTTCACCCTGGCGCAGAAAATGGTCGGCAAGGCTTGCGGCGTGACTGGCATTCGTCCAGGCACCTACTGCGAACCGAAAATGACCACCGTGGGTTCCCAGGACACCACCGGTCCAATGACCCGTGACGAACTGAAAGACCTGGCGTGCCTGGGCTTCTCGACCGATCTGGTGATGCAGTCCTTCTGCCACACCGCGGCTTACCCTAAGCCGATCGACGTGACCACCCACCACACCCTGCCTGACTTCATCATGACCCGTGGCGGCGTTTCCCTGCGTCCGGGCGACGGCATCATCCACTCGTGGCTGAACCGCATGCTGCTGCCAGACACCGTCGGTACCGGTGGTGACTCGCACACCCGTTTCCCGATCGGTATCTCGTTCCCGGCCGGTTCCGGTCTGGTTGCGTTCGCCGCAGCCACCGGCGTCATGCCGCTGGACATGCCTGAGTCGATCCTGGTTCGCTTCAAGGGCGAACTGCAACCAGGCGTCACCCTGCGTGACCTGGTTCACGCCATTCCTTACTACGCGATCCAGGCTGGCCTGCTGACCGTAGAGAAGAAAGGCAAGAAAAACGCCTTCTCCGGTCGCATCCTGGAGATCGAAGGTCTGGAAAAACTGACCGTCGAGCAAGCGTTCGAACTGTCCGACGCCTCGGCCGAACGTTCGGCTGCCGGTTGCACCATCAAGCTGTCCAAAGAGTCGATCGCCGAATACCTGAAGTCGAACATCACCCTGCTGCGCTGGATGATCGGCGAAGGCTACGGCGATGCGCGTACCCTGGAGCGTCGTGCTCAAGCGATGGAAGCCTGGCTGGCCAACCCTGAGCTGCTGGAAGCGGACAAAGACGCTGAATACGCCGAAGTCATCGAGATCGACCTGGCCGACGTCAAGGAGCCTGTGCTCTGCGCGCCGAACGACCCGGACGACGCTCGCCTGCTCTCCAGCGTTGCTGGCGAGAAAATCGACGAAGTGTTCATCGGTTCGTGCATGACCAACATCGGTCACTTCCGCGCTGCCGGCAAGTTGCTGGAACAGGTCAAAGGTCAGCTGCCTACCCGTCTGTGGCTGTCGCCGCCGACCAAGATGGACGCTCACCAACTGACCGAAGAAGGCTACTACGGCATCTACGGCAAGGCTGGCGCGCGCATGGAAATGCCGGGCTGCTCGCTGTGCATGGGTAACCAGGCACGTGTAGAGCCGAACTCGACTGTCGTGTCGACTTCGACCCGTAACTTCCCGAACCGTCTGGGTGACGGCGCGAACGTCTACCTGGCTTCGGCCGAGCTGGCGTCGGTGGCTTCCATCCTGGGTCGCCTGCCGACCGTCGAGGAGTACATGGAATACGCTGGCAAGATCGACAGCATGGCGGCTGATGTCTACCGCTACCTGTCCTTCGACCAGATCGCCGAGTTCCGCGAAGCGGCTGCGAACGCCAACATCCCGGTCGTTCAAGCCTAA